One stretch of Chryseobacterium sp. LJ668 DNA includes these proteins:
- a CDS encoding Dps family protein, giving the protein MKNANIIGLQETDCQKISEKLNILLANYSVFYQNTRGSHWNIKGDQFFTLHPKFEELYNSLVLKIDEIAERILTLGATPAHNYSDYLQISTIQESKEVSNGNKSVEIILDSFRVVIDLQRELLDITEKAGDEGTNSQMSDYITEQEKEVWMYNSYLGK; this is encoded by the coding sequence ATGAAAAATGCCAACATTATCGGTTTACAAGAGACCGACTGCCAAAAAATCTCAGAAAAACTCAATATTCTTTTAGCCAATTATTCTGTGTTTTATCAAAATACCAGAGGTTCGCACTGGAATATCAAAGGTGATCAGTTCTTTACACTTCATCCGAAATTTGAAGAACTGTACAACAGTTTAGTCCTAAAAATTGATGAGATTGCAGAAAGAATTCTTACACTTGGAGCAACACCCGCCCACAATTATTCAGATTATCTTCAGATTTCAACTATACAGGAGAGCAAAGAGGTAAGCAATGGTAATAAAAGTGTAGAAATTATTCTTGATTCTTTTCGGGTCGTGATCGATTTGCAGCGAGAGCTCTTAGATATTACCGAAAAAGCAGGCGACGAAGGTACCAACTCGCAGATGAGCGACTATATTACAGAGCAGGAGAAAGAAGTCTGGATGTACAACTCATACCTAGGGAAGTAA
- a CDS encoding 5-formyltetrahydrofolate cyclo-ligase: MQKRKALSSDEVFLLSERIFENFINYFKPVSGQKVHIFIPIEKFNEIKTEIFIQYFLSRNIRVFVPKIVDQKLISIEIFSETKFQTNNWGISEPVSSVDSEILDFDSIITPLLYCDQNGNRLGYGKGFYDAFFEGISKDSKKIGVNYFNPDDTIHDVWENDIPVDYLVTPTDVVSFFKGS; this comes from the coding sequence ATGCAAAAAAGAAAAGCCTTGTCTTCTGATGAGGTTTTCTTACTGTCTGAAAGAATTTTTGAAAATTTCATCAATTATTTTAAACCTGTTTCCGGACAAAAAGTTCATATTTTTATCCCCATTGAAAAGTTTAACGAAATCAAAACAGAGATTTTTATTCAGTATTTTCTCAGTAGAAATATCAGGGTTTTTGTTCCTAAAATCGTTGATCAAAAATTGATTTCTATAGAAATTTTCTCCGAAACAAAATTTCAGACCAATAACTGGGGAATTTCGGAGCCGGTCTCCAGTGTAGATTCAGAAATATTAGATTTCGATTCTATCATCACTCCATTGCTGTACTGCGACCAGAATGGAAACAGATTAGGTTACGGAAAAGGTTTTTATGATGCTTTTTTTGAAGGTATTTCAAAAGATTCAAAAAAAATCGGAGTCAATTATTTTAACCCCGATGATACGATTCATGATGTTTGGGAAAATGATATTCCGGTAGATTATCTCGTTACGCCTACAGATGTGGTGTCTTTCTTCAAAGGTTCGTGA
- a CDS encoding RidA family protein: MKKIISTVNAPAAIGPYSQANFANGVLYISGQIPVDPATGKLVEGIEKETHQVMKNLEAILTEAGMSFKNVVKASIFLKSMDDFAVMNDIYASYLDAESYPARETVQVSCLPKNVDIEISMIAHQD, from the coding sequence ATGAAAAAAATAATATCTACGGTGAATGCTCCGGCAGCTATCGGACCTTATTCACAGGCAAATTTTGCTAACGGAGTTTTGTATATCTCAGGACAGATCCCAGTTGATCCTGCAACAGGTAAATTGGTGGAAGGTATTGAAAAAGAAACCCATCAGGTAATGAAAAACCTTGAAGCTATTCTTACAGAAGCTGGAATGAGTTTTAAAAACGTAGTTAAAGCCAGTATTTTTCTGAAGAGTATGGATGATTTTGCTGTGATGAATGATATTTACGCTTCTTATTTGGATGCAGAAAGTTATCCTGCGCGCGAAACTGTACAAGTTTCTTGCTTACCAAAAAATGTGGATATCGAAATTTCAATGATTGCACATCAGGATTAA
- the pncB gene encoding nicotinate phosphoribosyltransferase has translation MSEIRLNSILDNDFYKITMQNAVVKLFPSQIVKYEFINRGKHHFPPGFDSALRMIVDKMAELKLTKEEKRFLAKTCPYLHLPYLDFLEGYHYDPSEVKIVQTGSDLRVTVEGLWYRTILWEVPLLAIISELHYEMNHMERDSNDIVMSKTLEKADSLNGLGVNFAEFGTRRRHSYKVQNLVMEALTQKKESTFIGSSNVHFAMKYNVKPIGTHAHEWFMFHGAEFGFKMANELALEHWVDVYRGDLGVALSDTYTTDVFFQQFDKKFAKLFDGVRHDSGDPFEFADKTIAHYKNNGINPLFKYIIFSDALNLEKVEEITNFCKGKIGVSFGIGTNLTNDVGLKPMNIVMKLIGVQALNKEWIPTVKLSDEHGKYTGDPKMIELAKEFLRIKD, from the coding sequence ATGTCCGAAATACGACTCAATTCAATACTAGACAACGATTTTTATAAAATCACCATGCAAAACGCCGTTGTCAAACTTTTTCCAAGTCAAATCGTAAAATATGAATTTATCAACCGCGGAAAACATCATTTCCCACCAGGTTTTGATTCAGCATTGAGAATGATTGTCGATAAAATGGCTGAGCTGAAACTCACCAAAGAAGAAAAAAGATTTTTGGCAAAAACATGTCCTTATTTACATTTGCCCTATTTAGATTTTCTGGAAGGTTATCATTACGATCCGTCGGAAGTGAAGATCGTACAGACCGGGAGTGATCTGAGGGTAACAGTAGAAGGACTTTGGTACAGGACGATTCTTTGGGAAGTGCCTTTGCTGGCTATAATCAGTGAATTACATTATGAAATGAATCATATGGAAAGAGACTCCAACGATATTGTGATGAGCAAAACTCTTGAAAAAGCAGATTCACTAAATGGCTTAGGAGTTAATTTTGCAGAATTCGGGACGAGAAGGAGACATTCGTATAAGGTTCAGAATCTGGTCATGGAAGCTTTAACGCAGAAAAAAGAATCTACATTTATAGGCAGCTCGAATGTACATTTTGCAATGAAATACAATGTAAAACCTATTGGAACTCACGCTCACGAATGGTTCATGTTCCACGGAGCCGAGTTCGGTTTCAAAATGGCGAACGAATTGGCTCTTGAACATTGGGTAGACGTCTATCGCGGCGATTTGGGAGTTGCGCTTTCAGACACTTACACCACTGATGTTTTCTTCCAGCAGTTTGATAAAAAATTTGCTAAGCTTTTTGACGGTGTGCGTCACGACAGCGGAGATCCTTTCGAATTTGCCGACAAAACCATTGCTCATTATAAAAACAATGGCATTAATCCTTTATTTAAATACATCATCTTTTCGGATGCTTTAAATCTTGAAAAAGTAGAAGAAATTACCAATTTCTGCAAAGGAAAAATCGGTGTTTCTTTCGGAATCGGTACCAATCTCACCAACGATGTAGGTTTAAAACCCATGAATATCGTAATGAAATTAATTGGCGTACAGGCATTGAATAAAGAATGGATTCCTACGGTAAAATTATCCGATGAGCACGGAAAATATACGGGAGATCCAAAAATGATTGAGCTGGCAAAAGAATTCCTGAGAATTAAAGATTAA
- a CDS encoding YciI family protein, which produces MMKNLSLLLAFTLALSSCSIQTKGQDGKPGKAGTSAAQIKEEKMVSGFNQKLADSLGADQYGMKPYIIVMLTTGSAKIEDKTKMGELMKGHMQNIGKLAKEGKVVIAGPFSGKNQREYRGMFIFNTKSKEEAEQWVKTDPAVAAGVFGYEIFPWYGSAALPLYLKYHDEIAKENP; this is translated from the coding sequence ATGATGAAAAATTTATCTCTGCTTTTAGCATTTACCTTGGCTTTAAGCTCATGTTCTATCCAGACAAAAGGCCAAGACGGCAAACCGGGAAAAGCCGGAACATCTGCAGCTCAAATTAAAGAAGAAAAAATGGTTTCAGGATTTAATCAAAAGTTAGCAGATTCGCTCGGAGCAGACCAGTATGGCATGAAACCTTATATAATTGTGATGCTTACAACTGGCTCTGCAAAAATTGAAGACAAAACAAAGATGGGAGAATTGATGAAAGGACATATGCAAAACATTGGTAAACTTGCAAAGGAAGGAAAAGTAGTCATTGCCGGACCTTTCTCAGGAAAAAATCAGCGCGAATATCGCGGAATGTTTATTTTCAACACAAAATCTAAAGAAGAAGCCGAACAATGGGTAAAAACAGATCCAGCGGTTGCTGCCGGAGTTTTCGGTTATGAAATTTTTCCATGGTATGGTTCTGCTGCCCTACCTCTTTATTTAAAGTATCATGATGAGATTGCAAAAGAAAATCCCTGA
- the trhO gene encoding oxygen-dependent tRNA uridine(34) hydroxylase TrhO, which translates to MQLYNTLSAEERAQLIDEAGKQRLTLSFYAYAKIDDPKKFRNELFIAWNALDALGRIYVAHEGINAQMSIPSDQLEAFRNTLESYDFMKGIRLNVAIEQDDHSFLKLTIKVRHKIVADGLNDDTFDVTNKGIHLKAQEFNNLLEDPNTIVVDFRNHYESEVGHFEGAITPDVETFRESLPIINEQLQDFKEDKNLLMYCTGGIRCEKASAYFKHQGFKNVFQLEGGIIEYARQVKEEGVESKFIGKNFVFDHRLGERITDDIVSQCHQCGKPCDNHTNCANDACHLLFIQCDECKAAMENCCSTECLEIMHLPAAEQLRLRKGLQVGNKVFRKGKSDALTFKKSGDLPDKPLAKAEIKDIRQKIKVKKTLVGKAEHYYTKSKIAQFLLSNEIAVGDTVLISGPTTGEQEIVITEIFVNGSSCKTAVKGDQITFQLPFRVRLSDKLYKIL; encoded by the coding sequence ATGCAACTGTATAACACCTTAAGCGCAGAAGAAAGAGCTCAGCTTATTGATGAAGCCGGTAAGCAGCGACTTACATTGTCTTTCTATGCGTATGCCAAAATTGATGACCCCAAAAAATTTCGCAACGAATTATTTATAGCCTGGAATGCACTCGATGCATTAGGACGTATCTACGTTGCACATGAGGGAATCAATGCTCAGATGAGCATTCCCTCAGATCAGCTGGAGGCTTTTCGAAATACGTTAGAATCTTATGATTTTATGAAAGGTATTCGATTAAATGTAGCAATCGAGCAGGATGATCATTCATTTTTGAAATTAACCATAAAAGTTCGTCACAAAATTGTTGCCGATGGTCTTAATGATGATACTTTCGATGTGACCAATAAAGGGATTCACCTAAAAGCCCAGGAATTTAATAACTTATTGGAGGATCCGAATACAATTGTTGTTGATTTCAGAAATCATTATGAAAGTGAGGTAGGGCATTTTGAAGGTGCTATCACTCCGGATGTAGAGACTTTCAGAGAAAGCCTGCCGATTATCAATGAGCAGCTGCAAGATTTTAAAGAAGATAAAAACCTTTTGATGTACTGTACCGGCGGAATTCGTTGTGAAAAAGCCAGCGCTTACTTCAAACATCAGGGTTTTAAAAATGTTTTTCAATTAGAAGGGGGGATTATCGAATATGCACGTCAGGTAAAGGAAGAAGGTGTTGAAAGTAAATTCATCGGTAAGAACTTTGTGTTCGATCATCGTTTAGGTGAAAGAATCACTGACGATATTGTTTCTCAGTGTCATCAATGCGGGAAACCATGTGACAATCATACCAACTGTGCGAATGATGCGTGTCACCTTTTATTTATACAATGTGACGAGTGTAAAGCCGCGATGGAAAACTGCTGCTCTACAGAATGTTTAGAGATTATGCATTTACCAGCTGCTGAACAATTAAGGTTAAGAAAAGGCTTACAGGTCGGAAATAAAGTTTTCAGAAAAGGGAAATCTGATGCTTTAACCTTTAAAAAATCTGGAGATTTGCCTGATAAGCCTTTGGCAAAAGCAGAAATAAAAGATATTCGCCAAAAAATAAAAGTGAAAAAAACCTTAGTAGGAAAGGCGGAACATTATTATACAAAATCGAAAATTGCACAGTTTTTACTTTCAAATGAGATTGCAGTCGGTGATACAGTATTGATTTCTGGCCCAACAACTGGTGAACAGGAAATTGTAATCACTGAAATTTTCGTGAATGGAAGTTCTTGCAAAACTGCAGTAAAGGGTGACCAAATTACTTTTCAGCTTCCGTTCAGAGTTCGTTTATCAGATAAGTTATATAAAATTTTGTGA
- the rpsL gene encoding 30S ribosomal protein S12 — protein sequence MPTIQQLVRKGRVALTKKSKSAALDSCPQRRGVCTRVYTTTPKKPNSALRKVARVRLSNGKEVNAYIPGEGHNLQEHSIVLVRGGRVKDLPGVRYHIVRGALDTAGVSGRTQRRSKYGAKRPKPGQAAAAPAKGKKK from the coding sequence ATGCCTACTATTCAACAATTAGTAAGAAAAGGAAGAGTCGCACTCACCAAGAAGAGTAAATCGGCTGCCCTTGATTCTTGTCCACAAAGACGAGGTGTATGTACGAGAGTATATACTACCACTCCTAAGAAACCTAACTCTGCACTTAGAAAAGTTGCAAGGGTAAGACTTTCAAACGGTAAAGAAGTCAACGCCTACATCCCGGGCGAAGGACATAATCTTCAAGAGCACTCGATAGTATTGGTACGCGGCGGAAGGGTGAAAGACCTACCGGGAGTACGTTATCATATCGTAAGAGGAGCACTAGACACAGCAGGTGTTAGTGGAAGAACGCAGAGAAGATCTAAATACGGAGCTAAGAGACCAAAACCAGGTCAGGCAGCAGCTGCGCCGGCAAAAGGAAAGAAAAAATAA
- the rpsG gene encoding 30S ribosomal protein S7, with the protein MRKTKAKKRPLLPDPKFNDQLVTRFVNNLMLDGKKSIAFKIFYDALDLVEAKKGETEKTALEIWKDALTNVMPHVEVRSRRVGGANFQIPMPIRADRKISMAMKWLILYSKKRNDKSMALKLANEVVAAAREEGAAYKKKSDTHKMAEANKAFSHFKF; encoded by the coding sequence ATGAGAAAGACAAAAGCGAAAAAAAGACCGTTGTTACCAGATCCGAAATTTAATGATCAATTGGTAACTAGATTCGTAAACAACTTGATGCTAGACGGTAAGAAGTCTATCGCATTCAAAATATTCTATGATGCATTAGACCTTGTAGAAGCAAAAAAAGGAGAAACTGAAAAAACTGCACTAGAAATCTGGAAAGATGCATTAACAAACGTTATGCCTCACGTAGAAGTACGTTCTAGAAGAGTAGGTGGAGCCAACTTCCAGATTCCAATGCCGATCAGAGCTGATAGAAAAATTTCTATGGCAATGAAATGGTTAATCCTTTACTCTAAAAAGAGAAATGATAAGTCAATGGCTTTGAAATTGGCTAACGAAGTAGTAGCTGCTGCAAGAGAAGAAGGTGCTGCTTACAAAAAGAAATCTGATACTCACAAAATGGCGGAAGCTAATAAAGCTTTCTCACACTTTAAATTCTAA
- the rmuC gene encoding DNA recombination protein RmuC, translating to MEMTYLIIGFFIGGLLGAIIIYFVMKSSTVSRNSYDSLNNVFIKNNSDLENSNLKNVELNQIIQNEKEHFLQQSDLFNDLKNEFAKISAEYSSLQLQFNEHKEILNKQNIQIDSLINEKQLLFAKNSELSAINDQFKKSLETQKEEISKIQDEGKLQFENLANKILEEKAEKFTTLNQNNLKNILDPFQEKITDLKNKVNEVYEKENKERFSLGEKVKELAMLNQQISEDAKKLTRALKGESKTQGNWGEMILESILEKSGLSKGREYFLEHELKDEDNKALFSEFSGKKMRPDAIVKYPDERNVIIDSKVSLTAFTELVDENDSDIYQIKLNQHLSSVKNHISQLSQKAYDDYGKSLDFVMMFIPSEPAYIAAMQADQNLWNFAYEKRILLLNPSNLITSLKLIADLWKREYQNRNSMEIAERGAKLYDKFAGFIENLEKVGKNIDQAKNVYNDAFKQLSTGNDNLISQTQKLKSLGIKNKKEIPQSLIRSINEE from the coding sequence ATGGAAATGACTTATCTGATCATCGGTTTTTTTATAGGCGGATTACTGGGCGCAATTATTATCTATTTTGTTATGAAATCATCAACGGTTTCAAGAAATTCTTATGATAGCCTGAACAATGTTTTCATTAAGAATAATTCAGACCTTGAAAACTCAAATCTAAAAAACGTCGAATTAAATCAAATTATTCAAAATGAAAAGGAGCATTTTCTTCAGCAGTCAGATCTATTCAATGATTTGAAAAATGAGTTTGCGAAAATTTCTGCCGAATATTCTTCATTACAATTACAATTTAACGAACACAAAGAAATCCTGAACAAACAAAACATTCAGATAGATTCTCTTATAAATGAAAAGCAGCTGCTTTTCGCTAAAAATTCTGAGCTTTCTGCAATTAATGATCAGTTTAAAAAATCTCTTGAAACGCAAAAAGAAGAAATTTCAAAGATTCAGGACGAAGGAAAACTGCAATTCGAAAATTTAGCCAATAAAATATTAGAAGAAAAAGCAGAAAAGTTCACAACGCTCAATCAAAACAATCTCAAAAACATTCTCGATCCGTTTCAGGAAAAAATCACCGATCTGAAAAATAAAGTCAATGAAGTGTATGAAAAAGAAAACAAGGAGCGTTTTTCTCTTGGCGAAAAAGTAAAAGAACTGGCAATGCTCAATCAGCAGATCTCTGAAGACGCCAAAAAACTGACGCGGGCGTTGAAAGGCGAAAGCAAAACCCAGGGAAATTGGGGTGAAATGATTCTGGAAAGTATTTTAGAAAAATCCGGCCTCTCGAAAGGAAGAGAATATTTTCTGGAACACGAACTTAAAGATGAAGACAACAAAGCTCTATTCTCAGAATTTTCGGGTAAAAAAATGCGCCCAGATGCAATCGTAAAATATCCCGACGAAAGAAATGTGATTATTGATTCTAAAGTTTCATTAACCGCTTTCACTGAATTAGTCGACGAGAATGACAGTGACATCTATCAGATCAAACTCAACCAGCATTTATCATCGGTCAAAAATCACATCAGCCAGCTGAGCCAGAAAGCGTATGATGACTACGGAAAATCGCTTGACTTTGTCATGATGTTCATTCCAAGCGAACCTGCTTATATTGCTGCAATGCAGGCAGATCAAAATCTCTGGAATTTTGCTTATGAGAAAAGAATCTTACTTTTAAATCCCAGCAATCTGATCACGTCTCTCAAGCTGATCGCTGATCTTTGGAAAAGAGAATATCAAAACAGAAATTCTATGGAAATTGCAGAACGTGGCGCCAAACTATATGATAAATTTGCAGGTTTTATAGAAAATCTGGAGAAGGTGGGAAAAAACATCGACCAGGCAAAAAATGTTTACAACGATGCATTCAAACAATTATCAACAGGAAATGATAACTTGATCTCGCAGACCCAAAAACTGAAATCTTTAGGTATTAAAAATAAAAAAGAAATTCCGCAAAGTCTGATTCGCAGTATAAATGAAGAATGA
- a CDS encoding trypsin-like peptidase domain-containing protein, with translation MKSTLKKLLPFAVVGVISGATTVGVQQYIGHDSDNADQSYFTKSSNTSFVGMNTAAVGDDFVKAAKTTVPAVVTIKNYQTRSTSRASEQDLFEHFFGDPFGRGDQRQKQQQAPDNMPSGMGSGVIISPDGYIISNNHVVAGANKLEVVLSNKKSYIATLVGTDPNTDISLLKIEEKGLPFLNFANSDNIDVGQWVLAVGNPLGLNSTVTAGIISAKGRGIGILGGQGKASNPIESFIQTDAAINPGNSGGALVNVNGDLIGINSAISSTTGYYQGYGFAVPANLARKVIEDIKKFGIVQRGFLGVTSVDLSNDQQVALYNRDKKANIKVGSGVYITGFSDRSGAEDAGLKAGDVITKVDEAPITDFADLSISVGSKRPGDKVQVTYLRNGREATTTVTLKDQNGGTTARSKADLSVTEKIGADFEPLNDRFKTEYGLNSGVITKNVTEGSEMAKIGIVDDYIVIEINGKPVNSQKDVEKILDKYQGNVQVKFVDNFGRIYTKGFKMP, from the coding sequence ATGAAGAGTACTTTAAAAAAACTTTTACCATTTGCAGTTGTAGGAGTGATCTCAGGAGCTACTACCGTTGGCGTACAACAATACATAGGTCACGATTCTGACAATGCTGACCAATCTTATTTCACGAAATCCAGTAACACTTCGTTTGTAGGTATGAATACTGCAGCGGTAGGTGACGATTTTGTGAAGGCTGCTAAAACTACAGTTCCTGCAGTTGTAACAATTAAGAATTATCAGACCAGAAGTACAAGCAGGGCATCTGAGCAAGATCTGTTTGAGCATTTCTTCGGTGATCCTTTCGGCCGAGGAGATCAACGCCAGAAGCAGCAGCAGGCACCAGATAATATGCCTTCAGGAATGGGGTCTGGTGTAATTATTTCTCCAGATGGCTATATTATTTCAAATAATCATGTAGTTGCAGGAGCAAATAAGCTTGAAGTTGTGCTGAGTAATAAAAAATCTTACATCGCCACTTTAGTTGGCACAGATCCTAATACCGATATTTCTTTATTAAAAATTGAAGAAAAAGGACTTCCTTTTTTAAATTTTGCCAATTCGGATAATATTGACGTTGGACAATGGGTACTTGCAGTAGGAAATCCGTTGGGATTAAATTCTACAGTAACTGCCGGAATTATTTCTGCTAAAGGAAGAGGAATCGGGATTTTAGGCGGACAAGGTAAAGCATCTAATCCTATTGAAAGTTTTATTCAGACCGATGCAGCAATTAATCCAGGAAACTCGGGTGGTGCCTTGGTGAATGTAAACGGAGATTTGATTGGAATTAATTCAGCCATTTCTTCCACTACAGGATATTATCAAGGATATGGATTTGCCGTTCCTGCTAACTTAGCGAGAAAAGTCATTGAAGACATCAAGAAATTCGGAATCGTACAGAGAGGATTTCTTGGGGTGACTTCTGTAGATTTATCAAATGATCAGCAAGTGGCGCTATACAACAGAGATAAAAAAGCGAATATCAAAGTGGGATCCGGTGTGTACATTACAGGATTCTCTGACAGAAGTGGTGCTGAAGACGCGGGATTAAAAGCGGGAGATGTAATCACTAAAGTAGATGAAGCTCCGATTACCGATTTTGCAGATCTTTCCATTTCAGTAGGTAGCAAACGTCCTGGAGATAAGGTACAGGTTACTTATTTAAGAAATGGTAGAGAGGCAACTACCACTGTTACCCTAAAAGATCAGAACGGGGGAACAACAGCAAGATCTAAGGCAGATCTGAGCGTCACAGAAAAGATAGGTGCAGATTTTGAACCGTTGAATGATCGATTTAAAACCGAATACGGATTAAATAGCGGCGTCATTACCAAAAACGTTACAGAAGGCAGCGAAATGGCTAAAATAGGAATTGTTGACGATTATATTGTTATTGAAATCAACGGTAAGCCTGTAAATTCTCAGAAAGACGTTGAGAAAATTTTAGACAAATACCAAGGAAATGTACAGGTAAAATTTGTAGATAACTTCGGAAGAATTTATACGAAAGGTTTTAAAATGCCTTAA
- a CDS encoding TrmH family RNA methyltransferase, which produces MIIESFQNEKIKNITKLLTDNRFRKKSGVFVVEGQQENERAQKYHFEAEEFFVCENIFKGKIPKEKVYYVSEKVYEKIAYRGSSEGIVGIYKTKEAELSTFRPKENATLIIVEGVEKPGNLGAILRSCEAFGIDALIISDARTDFYNPNVIRSSVGCLFGMEFFQAENEETLEFLNKNGFNIYTTIMDETSDDLYQRDFTQKSAVLFGTEHSGLSDFWSGKGKNTLIPMVGSIDSLNLSNAVAITCYEALRQKKN; this is translated from the coding sequence ATGATTATCGAAAGTTTTCAAAACGAAAAGATAAAAAACATCACTAAACTTCTGACGGATAACCGTTTTAGGAAAAAATCCGGTGTTTTTGTTGTAGAAGGGCAGCAGGAAAATGAAAGAGCTCAGAAATATCACTTTGAAGCCGAAGAATTTTTTGTTTGTGAAAATATTTTTAAAGGAAAAATTCCAAAGGAGAAAGTATATTATGTATCTGAAAAGGTATATGAAAAAATAGCATATAGAGGCAGCTCAGAAGGAATCGTCGGGATCTATAAGACTAAAGAGGCAGAACTAAGTACTTTTAGACCTAAAGAAAATGCAACTTTAATCATTGTTGAAGGTGTTGAGAAACCAGGAAATCTTGGAGCAATTTTAAGAAGCTGTGAAGCTTTTGGAATAGACGCATTGATTATTTCAGATGCCAGAACAGATTTTTATAATCCCAATGTCATCCGCTCCAGCGTCGGCTGTCTGTTTGGAATGGAGTTTTTCCAGGCAGAAAATGAAGAAACTCTTGAATTTCTAAATAAAAATGGATTTAACATCTATACCACGATTATGGATGAGACATCTGATGATTTATATCAAAGAGATTTTACCCAAAAGTCGGCAGTTTTATTTGGGACTGAGCATTCTGGCCTGAGCGATTTTTGGTCTGGAAAAGGAAAAAACACTTTAATTCCTATGGTGGGAAGTATCGACTCACTGAATCTGAGCAACGCAGTAGCGATTACCTGTTATGAAGCATTAAGACAGAAGAAAAATTAA